Proteins encoded by one window of Candidatus Neomarinimicrobiota bacterium:
- a CDS encoding LPP20 family lipoprotein — MKRTITLMMLGGLLLILAGCAGKMESGTTEARESRDMPAWLLEPPAAEGMIYGVGQAKKQNPSLSKKVAAQRARDEIAAAVKIKVESLVKDFMQESGIGERAGALEFTQAVSKGVTDATLTGAMIKETYIAKDGTYFVLVAYSLDEARRAAIESARQEEALWNEFKAEQGFDALERELEKLQ, encoded by the coding sequence ATGAAGCGAACAATTACGCTGATGATGCTGGGGGGGCTGCTGCTGATCCTGGCGGGTTGCGCCGGAAAAATGGAGTCCGGCACCACCGAAGCCCGGGAGAGCCGGGATATGCCCGCGTGGTTACTGGAACCCCCGGCGGCGGAGGGCATGATTTACGGCGTGGGCCAGGCCAAGAAACAGAATCCCAGTCTGTCCAAGAAGGTCGCCGCCCAGCGGGCTCGTGACGAAATCGCGGCGGCGGTGAAGATCAAGGTGGAGTCGCTGGTAAAGGACTTCATGCAGGAGAGCGGTATTGGCGAGCGGGCCGGGGCGCTGGAGTTCACCCAGGCGGTGAGCAAGGGCGTCACGGACGCCACCCTCACAGGTGCCATGATCAAGGAGACCTACATTGCCAAAGACGGCACCTATTTCGTCCTAGTGGCGTATTCACTGGATGAGGCCCGGCGGGCGGCCATAGAGTCGGCCCGGCAGGAAGAAGCCCTCTGGAACGAGTTCAAGGCTG
- a CDS encoding DUF4384 domain-containing protein produces MRTLSIISLSALLWVGCSSRPREVSPEGEEPDEAQAAAERAFVELEGGEAVPLPGVAPTPAEESVLEAETGELAAEARAAASRMDYVVRPGWFLVDTSLVFPGSVAPQQARQQVLQAARVAGLEQALPAKVSFTSLLSDIMDETAGAAFEKSTWSTFALSSVTGHLVDERILSTDLQPLEGNAYRYRIVLEARVVPVKGERDASLRLELAVNERLLKDGDELIIRARPSVDGYLYVFEFLSDNSVMLVFPNALMTDNAVLAGKWLEMPTSQERARGVHYRVAADPGAPTTNETIYAVFSRQPIADLSGLMNVPKGYVSFSAGDASYTKFQRWLSEVPLGQRIEKAVQLHIVSDKE; encoded by the coding sequence ATGCGCACGCTTTCAATCATAAGCCTGTCGGCTCTGCTGTGGGTGGGCTGCAGTTCGCGCCCAAGAGAAGTGAGTCCTGAGGGCGAGGAGCCGGACGAGGCCCAAGCTGCGGCCGAGCGGGCCTTTGTGGAGTTGGAGGGTGGGGAGGCGGTGCCCCTGCCCGGGGTAGCCCCTACGCCGGCCGAAGAGTCCGTTCTGGAAGCTGAGACCGGGGAGTTGGCCGCGGAAGCGCGAGCCGCCGCCAGCCGGATGGATTACGTAGTCAGGCCGGGCTGGTTCCTGGTAGATACATCGCTGGTATTTCCCGGTTCGGTGGCTCCGCAGCAGGCCCGGCAGCAGGTACTCCAGGCTGCCCGGGTTGCCGGCCTGGAGCAGGCCCTACCGGCAAAAGTCTCCTTCACCTCGCTACTGAGCGACATTATGGATGAGACTGCCGGCGCCGCTTTTGAGAAGTCCACCTGGAGCACCTTCGCCCTCTCATCGGTCACCGGACACCTGGTGGACGAGAGGATCCTATCTACCGATCTGCAGCCGCTGGAAGGCAACGCCTACCGTTATCGCATTGTTCTGGAGGCCCGGGTGGTGCCGGTCAAAGGTGAGCGAGATGCATCCCTGCGGCTGGAGCTGGCGGTGAACGAGCGCCTGCTCAAGGATGGGGATGAGTTGATTATCCGGGCCCGGCCCAGCGTCGACGGCTATCTGTACGTCTTTGAATTTCTCAGCGACAACTCGGTGATGCTCGTTTTCCCTAATGCGCTGATGACCGACAATGCCGTCTTAGCCGGGAAGTGGCTGGAGATGCCCACTAGCCAGGAGCGGGCCCGAGGCGTGCACTACCGCGTGGCCGCCGACCCCGGTGCACCTACCACCAATGAGACCATCTACGCGGTATTCTCACGACAACCCATTGCCGATCTTTCCGGTCTAATGAATGTACCGAAAGGGTACGTCTCTTTTTCAGCCGGTGACGCCAGTTATACCAAATTCCAGCGCTGGCTGTCCGAGGTACCGTTAGGCCAGCGGATTGAGAAGGCTGTGCAACTACATATCGTAAGTGACAAGGAGTAG
- a CDS encoding Ser-Thr-rich GPI-anchored membrane family protein, whose amino-acid sequence MKRIYPLIFILPWVLWLAGCGETRSDIIEKVIFSDDDQWLERDTSEDPYELVEGRCCNDYYPYLLPMDIQIEAIIKPAGDLDYFDIQLSESYAGQLFLRSERDNITLRIFSRDMEEYEFYLDTLSYPQAVVEGIGPVYWTTLYGPLDSLTVLVKGESGKAQGEYTLAWTPVIPVTYLRVERPIFGDRWRRDNRYTIRWQYQGAASSAIFSVALLKGPVVVDVLMRNIILSNQLQWDPSDDLDPGEDYRIMVYLSKDPTTLDLSDEFEIE is encoded by the coding sequence ATGAAACGCATTTATCCACTCATTTTCATTTTGCCCTGGGTGCTCTGGCTGGCCGGCTGTGGGGAGACCCGCTCCGATATCATTGAGAAGGTTATCTTTTCCGATGATGACCAGTGGCTGGAGCGGGATACCAGTGAGGACCCCTACGAGCTGGTTGAGGGTCGCTGCTGCAATGACTACTACCCCTACCTGCTGCCGATGGATATCCAGATTGAGGCTATCATCAAACCGGCGGGGGACCTGGACTATTTCGACATCCAGCTCTCCGAAAGTTACGCGGGGCAGCTGTTCCTGCGGTCCGAGCGGGATAATATCACCCTGCGTATTTTCAGCCGAGATATGGAAGAGTATGAATTCTACCTGGATACACTCAGCTACCCTCAGGCGGTGGTGGAGGGGATCGGACCGGTCTACTGGACCACCCTCTACGGCCCGTTGGACTCGCTGACAGTTCTGGTCAAGGGCGAGTCAGGCAAAGCCCAGGGTGAGTACACGCTGGCGTGGACGCCGGTTATTCCCGTTACGTACCTCAGGGTGGAACGCCCCATTTTCGGTGATCGTTGGCGGCGTGATAATAGGTACACCATCCGCTGGCAATACCAGGGTGCTGCATCCTCAGCGATCTTTTCGGTGGCCCTGTTGAAAGGGCCGGTCGTCGTCGATGTTCTTATGAGAAACATTATTTTATCGAATCAACTGCAGTGGGATCCCTCTGATGATCTTGACCCAGGGGAGGACTACCGCATCATGGTATATTTAAGTAAGGACCCCACAACACTGGATCTTTCCGATGAGTTTGAAATTGAATAG
- a CDS encoding caspase domain-containing protein, whose translation MSLKLNSFLMVLVLVSGWAAAQQFEGVSRAKPVKIAPPGYVEPAAPEPEPVEALPTSDVDIDIPAAAAPRPDAVGVVIGITEYAHPDVPQVDFARRDARLMRDYLVQAMGFQEENIIMAVDQEATKAAFNRIFEGQLQNYIKPGESDVFVYYSGHGAPDVENASAYFVPHDADPNYAAQTGYSLEQFYRQLNGLEVRSLTVVVDACFSGGSEAGMLIQQASPIFISVENPAANLKSGVVLTSSSGDQISSWYREKGHGLFTYFFLKGIRGAADGDQDGKVTSEEVFGYIMENVPYLARRMFNREQTPQLMGGTMDQILVEY comes from the coding sequence ATGAGTTTGAAATTGAATAGTTTCCTGATGGTGTTGGTGCTGGTCTCCGGCTGGGCGGCCGCCCAACAATTTGAGGGGGTAAGCCGGGCCAAGCCGGTGAAGATTGCACCGCCGGGGTACGTCGAACCGGCCGCCCCGGAACCGGAGCCGGTGGAGGCACTGCCCACCAGCGACGTGGACATCGATATTCCCGCCGCTGCTGCCCCGCGGCCCGATGCTGTGGGTGTAGTGATCGGCATCACCGAATACGCTCACCCGGATGTTCCTCAGGTAGACTTTGCCCGGCGCGACGCCCGGCTGATGCGGGACTACCTGGTACAGGCCATGGGATTCCAGGAAGAGAACATCATCATGGCCGTGGACCAGGAGGCCACCAAGGCGGCCTTCAACCGTATCTTCGAAGGGCAGCTGCAGAATTACATCAAGCCAGGTGAATCCGATGTTTTCGTCTACTATTCCGGGCATGGTGCCCCCGACGTGGAAAACGCCAGCGCCTATTTCGTTCCCCATGACGCTGATCCCAACTACGCCGCCCAGACCGGCTACAGCCTGGAGCAGTTCTATCGCCAGCTCAATGGGCTGGAGGTGCGGTCATTGACGGTGGTAGTGGATGCCTGCTTCAGCGGCGGCAGTGAGGCGGGCATGCTCATCCAGCAGGCCTCGCCCATCTTTATTTCCGTGGAGAATCCTGCCGCCAACCTGAAAAGCGGCGTGGTGCTCACTTCCTCCTCCGGGGATCAGATCAGTTCCTGGTATCGGGAGAAAGGACACGGGCTGTTTACTTACTTTTTCCTGAAAGGCATTCGGGGTGCGGCCGACGGAGACCAGGATGGCAAGGTGACATCGGAGGAAGTCTTCGGTTACATTATGGAGAACGTGCCGTATCTGGCCCGGCGGATGTTCAACCGCGAGCAAACCCCGCAGCTCATGGGAGGGACCATGGACCAGATTCTGGTGGAATACTGA